One window from the genome of Pararhizobium gei encodes:
- a CDS encoding MarR family winged helix-turn-helix transcriptional regulator has product MEKTHSHVEPATGPDDREAQRALIGRSMGRWRILIGRRVMARMAISNIAPDLEITHLDVLDAVRRAAPDGEVTVGTIAELMRVDPSRASRIVSDMVARGALRREASQADARRIVVVMTDLGQKLVAEVQAVKRGVIEAILSDWPEEDVADFARLFDRFVGGFEQIYATRQNEDRG; this is encoded by the coding sequence ATGGAAAAGACCCACTCGCATGTCGAACCAGCGACCGGACCGGACGATCGGGAAGCACAGCGCGCCCTGATCGGACGATCCATGGGACGCTGGCGTATCCTGATCGGACGCCGCGTCATGGCCCGCATGGCCATCAGCAACATCGCGCCCGACCTGGAAATCACCCATCTCGACGTGCTCGACGCCGTAAGGCGGGCGGCGCCCGACGGGGAAGTCACCGTCGGCACGATCGCCGAACTGATGCGGGTCGATCCCTCCCGGGCAAGCCGCATCGTTTCCGACATGGTGGCGCGCGGCGCGCTCAGGCGCGAGGCCTCGCAGGCCGACGCAAGACGCATCGTCGTGGTCATGACCGATCTCGGACAAAAGCTCGTTGCCGAGGTGCAGGCCGTCAAACGCGGCGTGATCGAAGCCATTTTGAGCGACTGGCCGGAAGAGGACGTGGCGGATTTCGCCCGCCTGTTCGATCGTTTCGTCGGCGGCTTCGAACAGATTTACGCGACCCGGCAGAACGAAGACCGCGGCTGA
- a CDS encoding thiamine diphosphokinase, which produces MDNQAFIILMGGTLTPTDRLLSHLENARVISADGGMRHAKGLGLTPEMWVGDFDSTPEALIAEWPDVPRQPYPTAKNETDGEIATAEALGRGAKRLVLAGALGGERSDHAFMHLLYAASLAERGIDVLLTSGEEEAYPLLPGSRTIDLPEGSLFSVLGLDTLTGLSIEGARYPLTDFHLPFGSSRTVSNVAEGTVRFTLSSGRAIILARPYDLTGA; this is translated from the coding sequence ATGGACAATCAGGCTTTCATAATCTTGATGGGCGGGACGTTGACGCCCACGGACCGGCTTTTGAGCCATCTGGAGAACGCACGCGTGATTTCCGCAGATGGCGGCATGCGCCACGCGAAGGGTCTGGGTCTGACGCCGGAAATGTGGGTTGGCGATTTCGATTCGACGCCTGAGGCCTTGATCGCCGAGTGGCCGGATGTCCCCCGCCAGCCCTACCCTACGGCAAAGAACGAGACGGACGGCGAAATCGCAACCGCCGAAGCGCTTGGCCGCGGCGCCAAACGGCTGGTCCTCGCCGGCGCGCTCGGCGGAGAACGCAGCGACCATGCCTTCATGCATTTGCTTTATGCCGCAAGTCTTGCCGAACGCGGCATCGACGTGCTGCTGACGTCGGGGGAGGAAGAGGCCTATCCGCTCCTTCCCGGAAGCAGGACCATCGATCTGCCGGAAGGAAGCCTGTTTTCCGTTCTCGGCCTGGATACGCTGACCGGCCTGTCGATCGAGGGCGCCCGCTATCCGCTGACGGATTTCCATTTGCCCTTCGGATCGTCCCGCACGGTATCGAACGTTGCCGAAGGCACGGTCCGCTTCACCCTTTCATCCGGCCGGGCGATTATTCTTGCCCGCCCTTACGACCTTACGGGAGCCTGA
- a CDS encoding ABC-F family ATP-binding cassette domain-containing protein, whose amino-acid sequence MAPPILKLDDIFLSFGGTPLLAGANLQLEAGDRVCLVGRNGSGKSTLLKIAAGLVEPQTGEVFRHPGSTLRYLEQAPDFGSYTTVQAYAEAGLGPGDDPYRVAYLLSHLGLTGEENPNDLSGGEARRAALARVMAPEPDILLLDEPTNHLDLPTIEWLEGELQKTRSALVLISHDRRFLEKVSTATVWLDRGLSRRLSQGFSHFEAWRDKVLEEEELEQHKLGKSIEREEHWLRYGVTARRKRNMRRLGALQDLRSQYRGHKGPQGSVQATVSDAQESGKLVIEAEKITKAYGDRTIVAPYSMRVHRGDCIGLVGPNGAGKTTLLKMLTGQLAPDSGIVKLGTNLEIATLDQKREDLNLNDTLAHYLTDGRGDSLLVNGEQRHVTGYMKEFLFQPEQARTPIKNLSGGERARLILARILSRPTNLLILDEPTNDLDIETLDLLQEIVAGFSGTVILVSHDRDFLDRTVTSTIAPAVPEAPDGRWIEYAGGYSDMMTQRKGAQDEKKRADKAEKAKSNETGGSATLRPAKGKLSFKQKFALENLPKEMEKAQAEITRRETEMASPTLFSKNPARFSTLAAELETLRKTVATMEEEWMELEMLREELEG is encoded by the coding sequence ATGGCGCCGCCAATCCTGAAACTCGACGATATCTTCCTGTCCTTCGGCGGCACGCCGTTGCTCGCCGGCGCCAATCTGCAGCTGGAGGCGGGCGACCGCGTCTGCCTGGTCGGGCGCAACGGCTCCGGCAAATCGACGCTTCTGAAGATCGCCGCCGGCCTTGTGGAGCCGCAGACCGGCGAGGTCTTCCGGCATCCCGGCTCCACCCTGCGCTATCTGGAACAGGCCCCGGACTTCGGCAGCTATACCACGGTTCAGGCCTATGCCGAGGCGGGGCTTGGGCCGGGTGACGACCCCTATCGCGTCGCCTACCTGCTCTCCCATCTCGGCCTTACCGGAGAAGAAAACCCGAATGATCTCTCCGGCGGCGAAGCGCGCCGCGCCGCCCTCGCCCGCGTCATGGCGCCGGAACCGGATATTCTTCTTCTCGACGAGCCGACGAACCATCTCGACCTGCCGACGATCGAATGGCTGGAAGGCGAACTGCAGAAGACCCGCAGCGCACTCGTTCTCATCTCCCATGACAGACGCTTCCTCGAAAAGGTCTCGACCGCTACCGTTTGGCTTGATCGTGGCCTCTCGCGCCGCCTCAGCCAGGGCTTTTCCCATTTTGAAGCCTGGCGTGACAAGGTGTTGGAGGAGGAGGAACTGGAACAGCACAAGCTCGGCAAATCCATCGAACGCGAGGAACACTGGCTGCGCTATGGCGTCACCGCGCGGCGCAAGCGCAACATGCGGCGCCTCGGCGCATTGCAGGATCTGCGCTCGCAATATCGCGGCCACAAAGGCCCGCAGGGCTCGGTGCAGGCGACCGTCAGCGACGCACAGGAATCGGGCAAGCTCGTCATCGAGGCCGAAAAGATCACCAAGGCCTATGGCGACCGCACCATCGTCGCCCCCTACTCGATGCGGGTGCACCGCGGCGATTGCATCGGCCTCGTCGGCCCGAATGGCGCCGGCAAGACGACGCTCTTGAAGATGCTCACGGGCCAGCTCGCCCCCGATTCCGGCATTGTAAAACTCGGCACCAATCTCGAAATCGCCACGCTGGACCAGAAGCGCGAAGACCTGAACCTCAACGACACTTTGGCGCACTATCTGACGGACGGGCGCGGCGACAGCCTGCTGGTCAACGGCGAGCAGCGCCACGTCACCGGTTATATGAAGGAATTCCTGTTCCAGCCGGAACAGGCCCGCACGCCGATCAAAAACCTGTCGGGCGGCGAACGCGCCCGCCTGATCCTCGCCCGGATCCTGTCGCGACCGACCAATCTCCTGATCCTCGACGAGCCGACAAACGATCTCGATATCGAAACGCTCGACCTGTTGCAGGAAATCGTTGCCGGCTTTTCCGGCACGGTCATCCTCGTCTCCCATGACCGCGACTTTCTCGACCGCACCGTCACCTCGACCATTGCCCCCGCCGTTCCGGAGGCACCGGATGGACGCTGGATCGAATATGCCGGCGGTTATTCCGACATGATGACGCAGCGCAAGGGCGCACAGGACGAGAAAAAACGGGCCGACAAGGCGGAAAAAGCCAAATCCAACGAGACCGGCGGTTCGGCCACGCTCCGGCCTGCCAAGGGCAAACTCTCCTTCAAGCAAAAATTTGCGCTCGAAAATCTACCGAAGGAGATGGAAAAGGCGCAAGCCGAAATCACCAGGCGCGAGACGGAAATGGCCAGTCCGACCCTGTTCTCGAAAAATCCGGCCCGCTTTTCAACGCTCGCAGCCGAACTTGAAACATTGCGCAAGACGGTCGCGACCATGGAAGAGGAATGGATGGAACTGGAAATGCTGCGGGAGGAACTGGAAGGCTGA
- a CDS encoding L,D-transpeptidase family protein, producing the protein MRRKPFKPSNSASAILVRRKPGHPCRALVTCFGRTEEAAIGRSGMTSRKREGDGATPIAAMRLVGGYVRGDRITPPPSALPLRVTPKDLLWCDAPGNASYNRPVRGPFRPSHEKMRREDDLYDICLVMDWNFRSRRRNGGSAIFFHLAKPGYAPTEGCIAVSLPAMQRLLKAMRRGTWVRVTG; encoded by the coding sequence ATGCGACGCAAGCCTTTCAAGCCTTCGAATTCCGCATCTGCCATTCTGGTTCGTCGAAAACCGGGGCATCCCTGCCGGGCTCTGGTTACCTGTTTTGGCCGCACCGAGGAAGCCGCGATCGGTCGCAGCGGCATGACGTCACGCAAGCGAGAGGGCGATGGTGCAACGCCGATTGCCGCCATGCGCCTCGTTGGCGGCTATGTCAGGGGAGACCGGATCACGCCGCCGCCGAGCGCTCTGCCGCTGCGCGTCACACCGAAAGATCTGCTCTGGTGCGATGCGCCCGGCAATGCCAGCTATAACCGTCCGGTCCGTGGCCCTTTCCGTCCCAGCCACGAAAAAATGCGGCGCGAGGACGATCTCTACGATATCTGCCTCGTTATGGACTGGAACTTTCGATCCCGCAGACGCAATGGCGGTTCGGCCATCTTCTTCCATCTTGCCAAACCCGGCTACGCGCCAACCGAAGGCTGCATCGCCGTCAGCCTGCCCGCGATGCAGCGGCTGCTGAAAGCCATGCGGCGAGGCACGTGGGTGCGTGTGACGGGATGA
- a CDS encoding response regulator transcription factor — MSARTILLVDDDNDLRETLTEQLSLYEEFSILQEPTAAKGIQTARSQQIALLVMDVGLPDMDGREAVKLLRKGGFKSPIIMLTGHDTDSDTILGLEAGANDYVTKPFRFAVLLARIRAQLRQHEQSEDATFTVGPYTFKPGQKLLTLDNGQKIRLTEKEAAIIRYLYRADQKVVTRDILLEEVWGYNSGVTTHTLETHVYRLRQKIERDPSNAEILVTENGGYKIVP; from the coding sequence ATGTCGGCCCGTACCATTCTTCTCGTCGATGACGACAACGACCTGCGCGAAACGTTAACGGAGCAGCTTTCGCTCTACGAGGAATTTTCCATTCTTCAGGAGCCGACGGCCGCCAAGGGCATCCAGACCGCCCGCAGCCAGCAGATCGCTCTCCTCGTGATGGATGTCGGCCTTCCCGACATGGACGGCCGCGAGGCGGTCAAGCTGCTGCGCAAGGGCGGCTTCAAGTCGCCCATCATCATGCTGACCGGGCACGACACCGATTCTGACACGATCCTCGGTCTTGAAGCCGGGGCCAACGACTATGTGACAAAGCCCTTCCGATTTGCCGTCCTGCTTGCCCGCATCCGGGCGCAGCTTCGCCAGCACGAACAAAGCGAGGACGCGACGTTCACTGTCGGCCCCTATACCTTCAAGCCGGGACAGAAGCTTCTGACCCTCGACAACGGCCAGAAGATCCGCCTCACCGAAAAAGAAGCAGCGATCATCCGCTATCTCTACCGGGCCGACCAGAAGGTGGTGACCCGCGACATTCTGCTGGAGGAGGTCTGGGGCTATAATTCGGGCGTCACGACGCACACGCTGGAAACCCATGTCTACCGCCTGCGCCAGAAAATAGAGCGGGACCCTTCCAATGCGGAGATTTTGGTGACAGAGAATGGCGGGTACAAGATCGTTCCCTGA